The following coding sequences are from one Lytechinus pictus isolate F3 Inbred unplaced genomic scaffold, Lp3.0 scaffold_27, whole genome shotgun sequence window:
- the LOC135158057 gene encoding uncharacterized protein LOC135158057, whose amino-acid sequence MNDMLDHDASITVACNMGYSTGMGILTELMCSNGTLSTPPPICYENCNLNAVPFSNHTMNDMLDHDASITVACNMGYSTGMGILTELMCSNGTLSTPPPICYENCNLNAVPFSNHTMNDMLDHDASITVACNMGYSTGMGILTELMCSNGTLSTPPPICYGKLLTILNKVSKSKEQDVILKISISKLFVFVGCATLWVLILLAN is encoded by the exons atgaatgatatgttggaccatgatgcaagcatcactgtagcctgtaacatgggctactctaccggtatgggcattctaacagagctcatgtgtagtaatgggaccctttctacacctcctcctatctgttatg aaaactgtaacctaaatgccgttcctttctcaaatcacacaatgaatgatatgttggaccatgatgcaagcatcactgtagcctgtaacatgggctactctaccggtatgggcattctaacagagctcatgtgtagtaatgggaccctttctacacctcctcctatctgttatg aaaactgtaacctaaatgccgttcctttctcaaatcacacaatgaatgatatgttggaccatgatgcaagcatcactgtagcctgtaacatgggctactctaccggtatgggcattctaacagagctcatgtgtagtaatgggaccctttctacacctcctcctatctgttatggtaagcttcttacaatcttgaataaagtttccaaatcaaaagaacaagatgttattttgaaaatatccatttccaaactatttgtttttgtaggatgtgccactttgtgggttctgattttgttagCTAACTAG